A DNA window from Brassica napus cultivar Da-Ae chromosome C1, Da-Ae, whole genome shotgun sequence contains the following coding sequences:
- the LOC111212781 gene encoding F-box/kelch-repeat protein At3g04660-like → MYKDIYQGFIFVLVKDRTMKKTRRKETGTNQQCLTMKEDEKDPFSIIPLNLIVEILMKIPTKSVASLVLVSKKWLSIIRRKDFINLYMSRSSTRTRLLFTIFRMHVREQFLQTCSQVDPSSNDHRHRLNITQHRMHVYAFSPPIRGLICRQMDSKVVIANPSTGQLLTLPRVKTIRRGVLSFLGYDPMNDLYKVLCMTVLGGHQGGHQRRSQVVSEEHQVYTLGGGQQKWRMIECEHPHLPPPTSCVPAKCICINGILYYLGGGGENYTEESLRSCLAKESAFSLFLREI, encoded by the coding sequence ATGTACAAAGATATATACCAGGGCTTCATTTTTGTTCTCGTCAAAGATAGAACCATGAAAAAAACGAGGAGGAAGGAGACCGGGACCAATCAACAATGTCTTACGAtgaaagaagatgaaaaagatCCGTTTTCAATCATTCCTCTCAATCTGATCGTAGAGATTCTCATGAAAATTCCGACCAAATCTGTAGCCAGCCTAGtcttggtttcaaaaaaatggCTATCCATAATCCGCCGCAAAGATTTTATCAACCTGTACATGTCTCGATCCTCGACTCGGACGCGTCTTCTCTTCACAATCTTCCGCATGCACGTGAGAGAGCAGTTCTTACAAACCTGCTCCCAGGTTGATCCATCTTCTAATGATCATCGTCATAGGTTAAACATAACTCAACACCGTATGCATGTGTATGCTTTTTCTCCACCCATCCGCGGCTTGATCTGCCGTCAAATGGATTCTAAAGTGGTGATTGCAAACCCTAGCACGGGCCAGCTCTTAACGTTACCTAGAGTCAAAACTATTAGAAGAGGTGTATTATCCTTTTTAGGGTATGATccaatgaatgatctatatAAAGTCTTGTGCATGACGGTACTAGGAGGTCATCAAGGAGGTCATCAAAGACGTTCACAAGTTGTGTCAGAGGAGCATCAAGTTTACACTCTAGGAGGAGGTCAACAAAAATGGAGAATGATTGAATGTGAGCATCCTCATCTTCCTCCTCCTACCTCTTGTGTACCTGCTAAATGTATATGCATAAATGGGATACTATATTATTTAGGGGGGGGAGGGGAGAATTACACAGAGGAATCTCTAAGATCTTGTTTAGCCAAAGAATCTGCTTTTTCATTGTTCTTGCgagaaatatga
- the LOC106433437 gene encoding putative ankyrin repeat protein RF_0381, producing MAAPDASTALAAREKVQQFLNAAITGNLEFLKNVANQLDEGKGLKQTVESVKDANKRGALHFAAREGQTEICRYLLEELKLDANTKDEAGDTPLVHAARQGQIDTAKYLLDHGADPNIASELGATALHHAAGTGNIELVKELLSRGVPVDSQSESGTPLIWAAGHDQKDAVEVLLEHNANPNAETEDNVTPLLSAVAAGSVACLELLVKAGAKANVFAGGATPLHIAADIGDLELINCLLKAGADPNQKDEEGNRALEVAALRENRKIVETLFPLTTKPESVSEWTVDGVLAHMESNKAQEENNSDKAKSGESGIIKKDLPEVSPEAKAKAAEAKARGQDAFHRKDYQMAIDAYTQAIDFDPTDHTLFSNRSICWLRLGQAEHALSDAKACRELKPDWPKACFREGAALRLLQRFDEAANAFYEGVLLSPESKELIDAFREAVDAGRKFHGKDKITEKS from the exons ATGGCTGCTCCTGATGCTTCTACTGCTCTTGCAG CGAGGGAGAAAGTTCAGCAGTTTCTAAATGCAGCTATTACTGGAAACCTTGAGTTCCTCAAGA ATGTTGCTAATCAGCTAGATGAAGGCAAAGGACTAAAGCAAACTGTGGAGAGTGTCAAAGACGCAAACAAACGTGGCGCGCTTCACTTCGCCGCAAGGGAAGGACAAACTGAGATATGCAGATATCTCTTGGAAGAGCTGAAACTCGACGCCAACACAAAAGATGAAGCTGGGGATACTCCACTTGTTCATGCTGCGAGGCAAGGACAGATTGATACGGCTAAGTATCTTTTAGACCACGGTGCTGATCCTAACATCGCAAGTGAGCTAGGAGCTACTGCATTGCATCATGCTGCTGGAACAG GGAACATTGAGTTGGTTAAGGAACTGCTTTCTAGAGGTGTACCAGTTGATTCTCAAAGCGAGTCTGGCACGCCGTTAATATGGGCTGCTGGCCATGACCAGAAAGATGCGGTGGAAGTCTTGTTAGAGCACAATGCCAAT CCAAACGCTGAGACAGAAGATAATGTCACGCCACTGTTATCTGCAGTGGCAGCTGGTTCTGTGGCATGCTTAGAGCTTTTGGTCAAG GCAGGTGCCAAGGCCAATGTGTTTGCTGGTGGTGCAACTCCGTTGCACATTGCTGCTGATATTGGAGATCTTGAGTTAATCAACTGTTTACTCAAAGCTGGAGCTGATCCTAATCAGAAAGACGAGGAAGGCAATAGGGCATTAGAAGTTGCAGCTTTGAGAGAGAACAGGAAGATTGTTGAGACTCTCTTCCCCTTGACAACAAAACCTGAATCTGTTTCGGAGTGGACAGTAGATGGAGTTCTTGCTCACATGGAATCAAACAAAGCCCAAGAGGAGAATAACTCAGACAAGGCCAAATCTGGAGAGAGTGGGATCATCAAGAAAGACCTTCCTGAGGTCTCACCAGAAGCAAAGGCTAAAGCAGCAGAAGCCAAAGCAAGAGGACAAGATGCTTTCCATAGAAAGGATTACCAGATGGCTATTGACGCCTACACACAA GCTATTGATTTTGACCCTACGGATCATACGTTGTTCTCAAACCGAAGCATCTGCTGGTTGCGGTTAGGACAAGCTGAGCATGCCTTATCTGATGCTAAGGCCTGCAGAGAACTAAAACCTGATTGGCCTAAAGCTTGTTTCAGAGAAGGCGCTGCTCTTCGTTTGCTACAG AGGTTTGATGAAGCAGCCAATGCTTTTTATGAGGGAGTGTTGCTAAGCCCTGAAAGCAAAGAGCTTATTGATGCTTTCAG AGAAGCTGTAGATGCTGGAAGGAAGTTTCATGGCAAGGACAAGATTACAGAAAAATCATAA